GGTTGCCGACCTTCGCGTTGCCCGCGACGGCTCCGACGCGCGAGTCGCCGAAGGGCTGCACCAGTTCACGGACCGTGGCCGGTTCGAAGACGGTGTCGCCGTCCATCATCACGATGATGTCGTGACGGGCGTTCGCCAGGCCGCGGTTGAGGGCGGCGGGCTTGCCCGCGTTGAGCTGGCGGACGACCCGGACGTTCGGCAGGCCCATCGCCTCGACGAGCCGGGCGGTGCCGTCGCTCGAACCGTCGTCGATGACGATGATCTCGATCGGCTGCTCGCTCGCCATCAGTGAACGCACGGTGTTCTCGATGCACTTGGCCTCGTTGTACGCCGGGACCAGCACCGACACCGGCTGGGTGACCGGCTCTCCCCAGCGGAAGTCCTTGCGGCGCACCCGGCGGGCGTGGATGCCCGAGAGCAGCAGCATCAGCAGGAAGCGGCCGATGACCAGGGAGCCGATGACGGCGAGCCCGGCGACGAGGACGTCGGTGATGTGCTCGGAGGCCTGGACGAGGAAGACCCACGCCTTGCCCTTCCACAGCTCGGGTCCGGCGACCGGGGTGAGCGCGCTGGGCGCGTCGAGGGCCTCGGTGAGGTTGTCGAACGCGTAGCCCCTGCCCTGCATGTCGGGCAGGAACCGGTCGAGCGCCTGGACCGTCTGGTGGCGGTCACCGCCGGAGTCGTGCATCAGCACGATCGCGCCCTTGCCGCTCTTCGGGGTGGCGTTGCGCAGGATCTGCCGGACGCCGGGCTTCTGCCAGTCCTCGCTGTCGGTGTTGTTGACGACGGTGACGTAGCCGCGGGAGCCGATGTACTCGGTGACCGGCCAGGACCTGTTGTCCATGGCGTCGGCGAAGGAGGAGTACGGCGGGCGGAACAGCGAGGTGCGGATGCCGGCCGCCCCGGCGAGCGCGAGCTGGTTCTGGGAGAGCTCCCAGTCGATGCGCTTCTTCGACTGGAAGGACAGGTCGGGGTGGTTGAAGGTGTGCAGCCCGACCTCGTGGCCCTCGTCGACCATGCGCTGGACCAGGTCCGGATAGCGGGAGGTCATGGTGCCGGTGACGAAGAAGACCGCGTGCGCGTGGTGCTTCTTGAGGACGTCCAGGACCTTGGGGGTCCAGGTCGGGTCGGGGCCGTCGTCGAAGGTCAGGACGATGCGGCGGTCGGGCATCTGCAGGCTGGTGGCGCGGCCGCTGCGGGTGTCGATCACCGGGCCGCCGTCGAGGATCTTCTCCGGCACCTTGTCGGTCGAGGCCTCTGCCTGGATACGGTGGTCGGCGAGGATCTCGCTGTGGACGTAGCCGCGCAGCATCAGCATCGCCATCAGGGCGCCGAGGACGAGCAGCGGCAGCAGCAGGCGCATGGGCAGGCGGCGGCGCCTGGAACCGTCGGGGACCGCTGGTGCGGCCCCCGGGCGGCGGGTGCGGGATGCCATCAGAGGATGTGCTCCGGGGACGGGGCGGGCGGGACCTCGGACGGTGTGGCGGCAGCGGTGGTGCCGGTGCCCGAGGTCTCCGATGCGATGGGTGAGGGTTCGGCCGGGCCGTCGGCGACCGTCCCGGGCCCGGCGCTGCCACCGCCCGCGGTCTCGCTCGGGGCGACCGAGGGGTCGGGGCTGGGGGTGACGGGCGGGGTCGGGGTGGGGCTGGCCGGCGGGTTGACCGACTGCGTCGGGGTCGCCGACGGGAGGGTGCTCGCCGACGGGTTGCCGCCCGGCTGGGTGGCGGGCGCCGACGGGACGACGGGCGCCCCGGTCCTGCCCGGGCTCGCGGTGGCCCCGGGTGCGGTCCCGCTGATCGCGGGAGCCGGTGTCACTCCGCTGCGCACGGTCGGGGTGATCCCCGGCAGCAGCACACCCACGGGGGCGGAAGGCCGCGCCGACTCCGCCGGCACCGGGCTGGTGTCCACCTTGCCGGCCGGGGCGTCGTCCTTCGGACCGGTCATCGGCACCCAGGGTGCGTTGGAGTTGCCGGACAGCAGGGTGACGACGATGACGACGGCGTAGACCGCGCAGGCGATGCCCACGGCGAAGCCGATGCGGCGGTACCTGCGGCCGCGGCGCCCCGACTCGTCGACGAAGACCGGGCCGTCGGAGCCCTCGGCCGCGCTGTCGCCGGCCGGCTTGCCCTCGATGCGGCTGTCGGCGCTTCCGCCGTCGAGCTGGACGGTCACCTCGTCCGGGTCGTGGTTCTGCCCGGCGGTGCTGCCGGACTCCTCGGTGCTGCCGGACTCGTCCCACGGGTCGCGCACGACGGACCTACGGCCGGGCTGCTCCGGGAAGCCGCTCGCGCGGTCCGCTCTCGGGGCCCCGGGGAAGTCCGGTGCGCCGCCCGGGCCGCCCGGACCTCCCGCGCCTCCCGCGTCAAGGAGCCTCGCGCCCGGGGTTCGAGCCTCAGGGGTTCGAGCCTCGGGGGCACGGGTCTCGGGAGCTCGGGTCTCCGGGACTCGGGTCTCTGCGGCCGGAGCCGTTCCGGTTTCCGGGAAGGTCTGGGTGCCGGCCCCGACCGCCTGTACGGCCTGGGTGCCTGATGCAGCCTCGGGCCATTCCGGTTGGGCTTCTTCCCGCCACTTTTTCACGCGCATACATCCCCCCACAGGACCGTCCAGGTGCGCGTACGACCCTGAATACAACCGGTCGAACCGGGCCCCCACCCAGCCCAAGCGCCCCTTTTATCACATCTTGCTCAAGTCACGAATGTATCGCACGCGAAGGTTGTGTGTGTGCCGCGTGTCAATGACGGACGGTCATATGACGCTCGTCGATGGCCGGAATCCATCCATCAACGGGTCGGCGGAGCCAGTCATGTTCGACGCCGAGTTCGATTGCGGCCCGTCGCAGGGCATCGAGAGCGGGATGCGTCAGGCCCTTGCGCCACACCAGGGACACGGGCGACAGAGGTACCGGGTCGACCAGCGGACGCAGCACGCCGGCAGGCATGGCCGGAAAATCCACCACCACGAGAATCGGGTTCCGGGTCTTCGCCATGATCCGCTGGAACTCCTCGTCGCCGACCGCGAGCGGCGCCGGCGGGGCGATCTCGATGCCCCGGCCTTCGAACAGCCGACGAGCGAGATCGGTCCATTCCGGAGTACGCGGATTTCCCGCCCCGGCGTACACGGTCTCGCCCTCCAGCGCCGCGAGCGGGACCTGTGCGAGCGACGCCAGCCGGTGCCCCTCGGGCAGGACGACCGCCATGGGCTCGTAGCGCACGGGTTGGTGGTCGAGGGCCGCCCGCAGCGCCGGGTCCAGGCCGGCGAACCGGCCGAAGGACACGTCGAGACGGCCGGCCAGCAACTCTCCCGCCGCACCGGTCAGGCCGCTCTCGTAGCGGGCCATCAGCTCCTGGTCGGGGGCGAGTTCGCGGGCCCGGTGCAGCACGCTGCGGCCGGTGGCCAGGCCCGGGGAGTTCAGGTCCACCAGCAGCGGCCTGGCCTGCCCGAAGGCGGCGAGCAGCTCGTCCTGGGCATCCAGGGCACGTCGGGCGTACGGCACCAGCCGCTCGCCGTCGGCCGTCAGCGTCACCTGCCGGGTCGTCCGCACGAACAGCTCGGCGCCCAGCTCCCGTTCCAGCCGCCGCACGTCCCGGCTGAGCGCCTGCTGGGCGACGTAGAGACGGGCCGCGGCGCGCGTGAAGTGGAGTTCGTCGGCGACGGCGAGGAAGGCGCGCAGGAGGCGGGGGTCAAGGTGGCGGGGACCGGGACCGGAGACCGGAGGGGGCGCGGGCATCCGGCGAACTTACAACACAGGTGCGTGAATCGGCGCGGAGAAGGTGTTGGACCCCTTGATCGGCTCCGCGCGACGGTGGGTCCATGCCGCAACCGCCCCGACAGCCACCTCGACAGCCGCCCCGACCGATGTTCACGACGACCGCCGACGCCCTCGTCATCGTCGACTTCAGCCCACGAGGCCCGCGCACCCCGCGCACCCCCGGCCCCTACCGCCGCCTCCTCGCCACCCCCGGCGCCCGCGCCTTCACCGTCGGGAACCTCCTGGCCCGCCTCCCCATGGGCATGTTCAGCGTCAGCGCGGTCGTCATGATCGCCGGGACGCGTGGGTCGTACGCCCTCGCCGGTGCCGTCACCGCGACAGGTCTGGCGGCGACCGCGGTGGTCGCCCCGTGGACCGCGCGGCTCGTCGACCGGCACGGCCAGGCCCGGATCGCCGTACCCGCCACGGCACTTGCGGCACTGGGCTCGCTCGCGCTGCTGCTCTGCGTCCGCTTCGGGGCGCCGGCCTGGACGCTCTTCCTGTCCTACGCCGCCACCGCCACGACCCCCAACCTCGGCGGCATGTCCCGCGCCCGCTGGGCCCATCTCCTGGACGGCGACGAGCAGTTGCTGCATGTCGCGAGCTCCTTCGAGCAGGTCGTGGACGAGGCGTGTTTCATGACGGGGCCGGTGCTCGCGGCCCTGCTGTGCGGGACGCTGTTCCCGGAGGCGGGCACGCTGGCCGGGATGGTGCTGCTGGTGACGGGCGTGCTGGTGTTCGCGGCACAGCGTTCGACGGAGCCACCGGTGCGTGAGCGCTCCCCCTCACCGGCTCCCTTCCGCGCCCCCGGCATCCCGCCGCTGCTCGCCGTCTGCCTCGCCCTCGGTGCCGTCTTCGGCTCCATGGAGGTCGTCACCATCGCGTTCGCCGACGCGCAGGGACACCGCTCGGCGGCCGGGGTCGTGCTGGCGCTCCAGGCGGCCGGTTCGTGCGCGGCGGGGCTGGTGTACGGGGCGACGCGGTGGACCGGTTCCGCCGAGGTCCGGTACGTGTGGTGCGTCGCCGCCATGACCGCCCTGCTGACGCTGCCCCTGCTGGCAGCCGCCCTCACCGGCTCCCTGTTCGTCCTGGCGGCCACGCTGCTCGTCGCCGGGATGGCGACCGCCCCGACGATGGTCACGGGGATGGCCCTGGTCCAGCGGCGCACCCCGCCCGGCCGCCTGAACGAGGGTTTGACCCTCGCGGTGACCGGCCTGCTCGGCGGGATCGCCTGCGGGAGCGCGGCCGGCGGCTGGACGGTGGAGCACGTGTCGCCGGTGGCGGGCTACGGCGTTCCGGCCACGGCGGCTGCGGCGGCCCTGATGATCGCACTCGTTTCGGCCGGATCGTCGAATCGCTTCGCCTGATCCTGCACAACCCATTGACGGCCTTCGAAGGCGCCACATACGTTCCTGTGTCGAAGCGCTTCGACAGGAGTCGTCGAATCGAATCGAATCGACGACCCTGCCAGGCGGTACGGCCCGAAGCACCATCCGACTCGCCCGGAGGTACGGGATGTTGACGGCACGACGGCGTGTGGTGGCGACGGCGGTGATCCTGACCGGATCGCTGCTGATGACCGCCTGCGGAGGCTCGGACAGCGGGTCCTCCGACGCAAAGACGCTCAGGCTGTGGCACTACGAGAGCCCGACCAGTGCGATGGGCATCGCCTGGAACGAGGCGATCAAGGAGTTCGAGGCTCGGCACCCGGGCGTGCAGGTGAAGGTCGAGGAGAAGAGCTTCGACCAGATGCAGAAGACCGCCCCGATGGTCCTCAACTCCTCGGACGCGCCCGACATCATGGAGTACAACAAGGGCAACGCGACCGCGGGCCTGCTCTCCAAGCAGGGCCTGCTCACGGACCTCACGGCAGAGGTGACCAAGCACGGCTGGGACAAGAAGCTCAGCCCGAGCGTCCGCACCACCAGCCTGTACGACACCAACGGCGTGATGGGATCCGGCAAGTGGTTCGGCATCCCCAACTACGCCGAGTACACGATGGCCTACTACAACAAGGACCTCTTCAAGAAGTACGGCATCGCCGTACCGAAGACCCTCGACGAACTCACCGCTGCCATGGACAAGTTCGTCGCCAAGGGCATCACCCCGCTCGCCAACGGCGGCGCCGCCTACCCCGCCCAGCAGTACCTGTACCAGCTGGCACTGTCGAAGGCCGACCGCTCCTGGGTCAACGCCTACCAGCTGTACAAGGGGAAGACGGACTTCCATGACGCGGCCTGGACGTACGGCGCCGAGACCTTCGCCGACTGGGTGAAGAAGGGCTACTTCAGCAAGTCCTCCAGCGGCCAAAACGAGGAGGCCGCCGGCGTCTCCTTCACCTCGGGCAAGACGCCGATCCTGTTCTCCGGCAGCTGGTGGTACGGCCGCTTCACGACGGACAACAAGTTCGACTGGGGCACCTTCCGCTGGCCCGGCTCGAAGCTCACCCTCGGCTCGGGCGGCAACCTCTGGGTCGTACCGCAGAGTTCGAAGAACAAGGACCTCGCCTACGACTTCATCGACATCACCCTGTCGGAGAAGATCCAGAACCTGCTGGGCAACTCCGGCGGCGTCCCGGTCGCGGCCGATGCCTCCGCCATCACCGACCCCCGGTCGAAGGCACTGATCGACGACTTCAACACCCTGTCCAAGGACGACGGCCTGGCGTTCTACCCCGACTGGCCGGTCCCCGGCTTCTACGACGTCCTCGTCTCCGGAACCCAGAAGCTGATCACCGGCAGCGACAAGCCGGACGGCTACCTCAGCGATCTGCAGGAGGCCTACGACAAGGGCGCGCCGAAGCAATGACGGTGACCGTCGAACGGGGTGCGCGGGCGGTCGGCAAGGGCGACGCCGCCCGGCCCCCGCGCCGCCCCCGTGACTCCTACGCCCTCTTCCTGCTCCCCGGCACGCTCGCCTTCCTCGCGGTCATCGTCCTGCCGTTCGTGATGAACACGTACGTGAGCTTCACCGACTGGCAGGGCGTGGGCTCCCCGCAGTGGTCGGGGCTCGCCAACTACCGCGCGCTGATGGACGATTCGGAGTTCTGGGAGTCCTTCCGGCACAGCCTGTTCATGGTCGTGGCGATGGCGGCGATCCCCACCGCCCTCGGGCTCGTCCTGGCCGCCGCCCTGTTCGACCACGTCGGCAAGCACTTCGGCACCCGGATCGCCGCCGTCCTGCGCGCCTGCTTCTACCTCCCCCAGGTCCTGCCGATCGCGGTCGCGGGCATCGTCTGGAGCTGGATCCTCGCCCCGGACAACGGCTCGCTCAACTCGCTCCTGAAGGCCGTCGGGCTGGGCAGCTGGCAGCAGGACTGGCTGGGCGACCCCGACCTCGCCCTCTACAGCGTCATGGGCGTGATGGTCTGGGTCCAACTGGGCTTCCCCCTGGTCATTTTCATGGCGGGACTGCAACGCGCCGACCCCCAGCTGGCCGAGGCCGCAGAGCTGGACGGCGCCGGCTGGTGGCGCCGCTTCTGGCACATCACGCTGCCGCAGATCCGCCCGGAGATCTACGTCGTCCTGACCTGGTGCTCGATCGCCGCACTGAAGGTGTTCGGCGCGGTGTACGTCCTGACCAAGGGCGGGCCGGGCGGCGCCACCAACGTCCCCTCCTACTTCTCCTTCACGACGTTCTTCGAGAAGACCCAGGTCGGCTACGGCGCCGCGATCTCCACCGTGCTGACGGTGATCATCCTCGCGCTCTCCCTGATCGGCCTGGGACTCCAGTCCCGCGCGGAGGAAGGGGACGCGTCATGACCGCCGCCCTGCGCCGCTACCCGGTGCTGATCGCCCTGTGCATCGCCGCCCTGTTCATGGTCGTGCCGTTCCTGATCGTCACGGTCAACGCCTTCAAGTCCCCCGCGGAGTACGCCCAGCACGGCCCCCTGAGCCTCCCCGACGGCCTCTACACGGACGGCATCAAGGACTTCTGGGAGCGCGTCGACTTCGGACAGAAGCTCGTCAACTCGGTGCTGATCAGCGGCTCGGTGGCCGTACTCGCCGTCGTCCTGTCGGTCCTCAACGCCTACGCGATCGGCATCGGCCGGATCAAGGGCCGTACCTGGGTCCTGGCCTTCTTCGTCCTCGCGAACATGCTGCCGCAGGAGGCGCTGGTCTACCCGGTCTATTACCTGAGCAAGGAAGTCGGCCTCTACGACACCAGGTTGAGCGTGATCATCGTGTTCACGGTGATCCAGGCGGCCTTCGGCACGTATCTCCTCGCCTCCGTCCTCGGCCAGTTCCCCCGCGAGATCCTCGAAGCGGCCCGCATCGACGGCGCGAACAAGTGGCAGGTCCTGTGGCGGATCGTCGTCCCCGTCAGCCGCCCCACCCTCGGTGTGCTGCTGGTCTTCTTCTTCATCTGGACCTGGAACGAGTTCCTGCTCCCCCTGGTCATGCTGATCTCCAACGACAACCAGACGGTGTCCGTGGCCCTCGGCGTCCTGCAGGGCCAGCGTCTGATGGACGCCACGATGACCAACGCCGCCGCCCTGCTCGGTGTGCTCCCCGCGATCGTGTTCTTCCTCGTCTTCCAGCGAACCCTCACTCGCGGCATCGCCGTGGGTGCCGTCAAATAAGGACCCCCACATGAAATTCACCGACGGCTACTGGCTGCTGCGGGAGGGCGTCACCGCGGACCATCCGGCCGTGGTCCACGAGGTCGTCGCGTCGGACGGCGGGCTCGACATCCACGCGCCGTCCCAGCCCATCCGCCACCGCGGCGACCTGCTGAAGGGACCGGTCGTGACGATCAGCGCCCACGCGCCGATGCCCGACGTCATCGGCATCACCTTCACCCACTTCGAGGGCGATCAGCCGGACGGCCCCGAATTCGACCTCGCCAAAGAGGAGTTCACCCCACACTCCGGGTCCGACGAGGAGTTCGCGACCCTCACCTCCGGCACCCTGTCGGTCCGGTTCGCCCGCTCGGGGCCCTGGCAGGTCGACTTCCTCGCCGACGGCCGGGTCCTCACGAGCAGCGGCACCAAGAACATGGGCATCATGCGGGACGCCGCCGGGGCGCACTACCTGCGTGAGCAGCTCGGCCTCACCGTCGGCACCTCCGTGTACGGCCTGGGCGAACGCTTCGGACCCCTGGTCAAGAACGGCCAGGTCGTCGACATCTGGAACGCCGACGGCGGCACCGCCACCGAACAGGCCTACAAGAACGTCCCGTTCTACCTGACGGACGCGGGCTACGGCGTCTTCGTCGACCACCCGGGCAAGGTCTCCTTCGAGGTCGGCTCGGAGGCCGTGTCGCGCGTCCAGTTCAGCGCGGAGACCCAGGAGTTGACGTACTACGTCATCCACGGGCCCTCCCCCAAGGAGATCATCCGCAAGTACACGGCCCTCACCGGCCGCCCGGCCCTCCCGCCCGCCTGGTCGTTCGGCCTGTGGCTGTCGACGTCCTTCACGACGTCGTACGACGAGGAGACCGTGACGTCCTTCATCGACGGCATGCGGGAGCGTGAACTGCCCCTGTCCGTCTTCCACTTCGACTGCTTCTGGATGCGCGAGTTCAACTGGTGCGACTTCCAGTGGGACCCGCGGGTCTTCCCCGACCCCGAGGGCATGCTGGCGCGGCTGCACGCGCGGGGCCTGAGAGTCTCCGCGTGGATCAACCCGTACATCGCCCAGCGATCGCCCCTGTTCGCGGAGGGCAAGACCCTCGGCCACCTCCTGAAGCGGCCCGACGGCAGCGTCTGGCAGTGGGACCTGTGGCAGCCCGGCATGGCCCTGGTCGACTTCACCAGCCCGGCCGCCCGCGACTGGTACGCCGGCAAGCTGGAGGCGCTTCTCGCGCAGGGCGTCGACTGCTTCAAGACCGACTTCGGTGAGCGGGTCCCGCTGGACGTGGAGTGGTCCGACGGCTCCGACCCGGAGCGGATGCACAACTACTACACCTACCTCTACAACCAGACCGTCTTCGACGTGCTGCGCAAGCACCGCGGTGAGGAGGAGGCGGTGGTGTTCGCCCGCTCGGCGACCGCGGGCAGCCAGAAGTTCCCGGTGCACTGGGGCGGCGACTGCGAGGCGACCTACGAGTCGATGGCCGAGTCGCTGCGCGGCGGACTCTCCCTCGGCCTGTCCGGCTTCGGCTTCTGGAGCCACGACATCGGCGGCTTCGAGGGCACCCCGACACCCGCCCTGTTCAAGCGGTGGCTGGCCTTCGGCATGCTGTCCTCCCACAGCCGCCTGCACGGCAGCTCCTCCTACCGGGTGCCGTGGCTGTTCGACGAGGAGTCCGTGGACGTACTGCGGCACTTCACCCGCCTCAAGCTGAGCCTCATGCCGTATCTCTACGAGGCCGCGCGCACCGCCCACACCGAGGGCGTGCCGGTGATGCGGGCGATGGTCCTGGAGTTCCCGGACGACCCCGGATGCGCGCATCTGGAACGGCAGTACATGCTCGGCCCCGACCTGCTGGTGGCCCCGGTGTTCAGCGACGAGGGCGAGGTCTCCTACTACGTCCCCGAGGGCACCTGGACCCACTTCGTGACCGGCGAGACGGTGACCGGGCCGCGCTGGGTGCGCGAGAAGCACGACTTCCTCAGTGTGCCGCTGCTGGTCAGGCCGGGTGCCGTGCTCCCGATCGGCGCGGTGGACGACCGGCCCGACTACGACCACGCCGACGGGGTGACCCTGCGGGCGTACGGCCTGGGGCGGGGCGAGCAGGTCACGGTGCGGGTCGGCGAGGTCGCCTTCACCGTCGTACGCGAGGGGGACACGCTCCGGGCGTCCTGCGCGGACCCGTCGGCGCCCTGGGGTCTCGCCGCGGGCGGGCGCGAGGCGCGGGCGCGGGCCGGGACCGGGTTCCTCTCCCTGGAGCTTGGCTGATGGCGAAGATCACCGAGGTGGCGCGGCGGGCCGGGGTCTCCCCGAGCACCGTCTCCTACGTCCTCAGCGGCAAGCGCCCGATCTCCGAGGAGACCCGGCAGCGGGTCGAGGCGGCCATCCGCGAGCTGGGCTACCGCCCGCACGCGGGTGCCCGCGCCCTGGCCGGCAGACGGTCCAACGTGCTTGCGCTGGTCGTGCCCCTGCGGTCCGGGATCCACGTCCCGACCGTGATGCAGTTCGCGGTGTCGGTCGTGACGACGGCCCGGCGCCACGACCACGACGTGCTGCTGCTGACCCAGGAGGAGGGCGAGGACGGACTGAGCCGGGTCGCGGACACGGCACTGGTGGACGCGCTGATCGTGATGGACGTCCAACTGGACGATCCCCGGCTGCCGTTGCTGCGGTCGCTGGACCTGCCGTCCGTGCTGATCGGCTTCCCCGCCGCCCCGGAGGGCCTGACCTGCGTCGACCTCGACTTCAGGGCGGCGGGCGAGGCGTGCGTGGAGCACCTGGCGCGCCTGGGCCACCGCTCGGTGGCCCTGATCGGCTCCCCGCCGGAGGTCTACGTCCGCCGGACCGCGTTCGCCCAGCGCGTGGTCCAGGGCTTCACGGCCGCCGCCGACCGCAGCGGGATGTCGTCGGCCGTCCACCCCTGCGAGCCCGGCGGGGCCCGCGCGCTCGCCGAGCAACTGCTGCGCGAACAACCGGCGTTGACGGGCGTGGTCGTTCACAACGAGGCCCTGCTCGAACCCTTGGTCGACGCCTTCGAGCAACTCGGCCTGCGGGTCCCGGCCGATCTGTCGGTCACCGCGATCTGCCCCGACGAACTGGCCGCCTCGGTCCGCGTCCCCATCACCTCGGTCGCGCTGCCGTCCGCGGAGGTGGGCGCGCGGGCGGTGGAGCTCCTCATGAAGAAGCTGGACGGGACGGCCGTACCGGAGTCGACCCTGCTGCCGCCGAGGATGACGGAACGGGCGAGCACGGGGCGGCGGACGGTTCCCTGACGCCTCGGCTGCTGCACGTGAGGGCCCCGCCTTCCACAGGGTGTGGAAGGCGGGGCCCTCACGGACCTCGCTCTAGTCGTCGGAGACCAGGAACTCGACGTTCTGCACGACGAACTCACCGTAGTGCAGGGCCGATCCGAGGCCTTCCAGCCTCTTGTACTGCTCCTCGGACAACGACGCGCCGGCGGTGTACTCGACCACCCTCAGCAGTACCCGCAACGCCAGGTCCGGGGTGCACTCGCGAGCGCAGTCCACGAGCGCCCGGCGCACCTCGGCGGTCAGGAAGCCCATCCGCTCGATCTCGGCGACGACCTCGTCCCGGTGGGCGAGGCCGTCCTCCGTGTCGGCTCCGGTGAGCGGCGGCGGCACCTCCGTCCGCGCGGACAGCCAGGTGTCGCACACGTCGACGACGGTACGCGTCCACTCTGCTCCCGTGGTCTGCCGGAAGGCCGGGCCGTACTGCGAGCCGGCCGTCCACAACACCTCCAGCGTCTGTGCCGGAAGGCGGTCGAGGAGGGTCCGGGCGTCGCGACGCACCCCCAGGGCGTACTCACCGGCCCCGTCCGGCAGGCGCCGTGCAACGAGTTCGGCGGCGGTGTCCGCCTCGTAGGACCAGTCCTGGTGGAAGAAACTCATCACCCACGGGACACCGAAGTCGAACTCGGTGAAGCGCTGCACGGCGGTCACCCTCCTTACTTCGGATAGCAGGTCTGCACGTAGTAGCCCAGCGGGTGTTTCGCCTGGCCCTCCACCTTGGGCGCCCGCACGAGCTTGATGAAGAAGCCGTTGCCCGTGGCCTTCGGAGCGGCTCGGCCGTTGTCGTAGTAGACCGTGCCGAGGGAGTTGTTCCGCCCGAAGGTACCCGACCAGGTCAGCTCGTTCGTCTTGTTCTCAGCCATCCACTTGCGGATCTTGTTCGCGTTGTTGGCCAGGGCGTAGTCGACGACCTGCTGTGCGGTCTGCTGGTCGATGAACACGCTGTTCGGTGTGTCATAGCCGTTCTTGACCGTCTTGTCGTGAGCGATGGCCTCCGCGTCCGCCTGGTTGGGGCGCACGTGGTCCTTGAGGGTGTGCGCCTGCTCGGGGAAGCTCGCCTCGTCCAGGATGAGGTCGCTGCAGTTGTGCACCAGGACCGGGGTGCTGCCCGCCACCGCGTAGAACGTGTGCAGTCCGGCGACGGTCAGGTCGTACACGGTCTGCGGTGCCGAGGCGTCGCGGTCGAGCACCGCGGCCACCGTGCGCGGGCTCGCGCCGGGGGTGCGCAGGCTGTCGCCGGGACGCAGGTCGGACGCGAGGGTCCAACCCCGGCCGATGACGAAGAACTTGTGCCCCGAGGTGCTGGTCAGGTCGCCGCCGGACGCCAGTGTGATGTCCAGCAGGTCGGCGGAGGGGTGCGAGAAGGTCCGGGTGACCGGCTCGCCCCGGGTGCTTCCGGTGTCGGGGTCGGTGGCCAGGAGCCGGTCGCCGAACCGCACGTCACGGATGTCCTTGCGGCTGCCGTCGGCGAGGACCACCTGGGTGTCACCGGGGAAGCTGTTGCGGATGCAGGCCGTGCGCGCTTCCTCGTACGTCCGTGCGCTGCGCTCGATCGCGGCCAGCGCGCGGGCGTCCACGTCCAGGACCCGCAGCGCCTTCAGGGCGTCGGAGACCCCGATGCCGGTGCGCATCGCGGCGTCCACCGCACGGATCGCCTCGGTGACCCTCGCGATCGGGCCGCCCAGCGGCAGCCAGGTGGCGGCCCAGGCGCAGTCGCCGTAGCTGCCGCCGTCGTCGGCCGTGGTGATCTTGTGATAGCAGCCGACGAAGTCACCGATGATCGAGTCGAAGAGCCCCTTCCACAGGTCCTTGGTCGCCTCCCACGAGGAGATCTTGACCTTCTTGCTCAGATCCGTGAACGTCTTCGTCTTCAGGAACTGCGTGTCCGCCGCGGGGCAGCCGGACTCGGTGGCCGGCACCTCCGGGTCCAGACACAGGTAGTAGCTGACGGTCGCGTCGAAGTGCACCTCGTACACCAGGTCGCAGGGAAGGCGCGAGCAGTCGTCCGGCAGCCGCTGCGGGTCGCCCCGCTGCTTGATGTCGTCGATGACGGAGAACACCCCGCCG
This is a stretch of genomic DNA from Streptomyces sp. NBC_00285. It encodes these proteins:
- a CDS encoding glycosyltransferase, producing the protein MASRTRRPGAAPAVPDGSRRRRLPMRLLLPLLVLGALMAMLMLRGYVHSEILADHRIQAEASTDKVPEKILDGGPVIDTRSGRATSLQMPDRRIVLTFDDGPDPTWTPKVLDVLKKHHAHAVFFVTGTMTSRYPDLVQRMVDEGHEVGLHTFNHPDLSFQSKKRIDWELSQNQLALAGAAGIRTSLFRPPYSSFADAMDNRSWPVTEYIGSRGYVTVVNNTDSEDWQKPGVRQILRNATPKSGKGAIVLMHDSGGDRHQTVQALDRFLPDMQGRGYAFDNLTEALDAPSALTPVAGPELWKGKAWVFLVQASEHITDVLVAGLAVIGSLVIGRFLLMLLLSGIHARRVRRKDFRWGEPVTQPVSVLVPAYNEAKCIENTVRSLMASEQPIEIIVIDDGSSDGTARLVEAMGLPNVRVVRQLNAGKPAALNRGLANARHDIIVMMDGDTVFEPATVRELVQPFGDSRVGAVAGNAKVGNRDSLIGAWQHIEYVMGFNLDRRMYDILRCMPTIPGAVGAFRRSALERVGGMSDDTLAEDTDITMAMHRDGWRVVYAEKARAWTEAPESVQQLWSQRYRWSYGTMQAIWKHRRALVERGPSGRFGRVGLPLVSLFMVVAPLLAPLIDVFLLYGVVFGPTERTIVAWLGVLAIQVVCAAYAFRLDRERMTHLISLPLQQILYRQLMYVVLLQSWITALTGGRLRWQKLRRTGVVEAPGGPVPRQRSGSESDERRPVG
- a CDS encoding LysR family transcriptional regulator, translated to MPAPPPVSGPGPRHLDPRLLRAFLAVADELHFTRAAARLYVAQQALSRDVRRLERELGAELFVRTTRQVTLTADGERLVPYARRALDAQDELLAAFGQARPLLVDLNSPGLATGRSVLHRARELAPDQELMARYESGLTGAAGELLAGRLDVSFGRFAGLDPALRAALDHQPVRYEPMAVVLPEGHRLASLAQVPLAALEGETVYAGAGNPRTPEWTDLARRLFEGRGIEIAPPAPLAVGDEEFQRIMAKTRNPILVVVDFPAMPAGVLRPLVDPVPLSPVSLVWRKGLTHPALDALRRAAIELGVEHDWLRRPVDGWIPAIDERHMTVRH
- a CDS encoding MFS transporter, which translates into the protein MPQPPRQPPRQPPRPMFTTTADALVIVDFSPRGPRTPRTPGPYRRLLATPGARAFTVGNLLARLPMGMFSVSAVVMIAGTRGSYALAGAVTATGLAATAVVAPWTARLVDRHGQARIAVPATALAALGSLALLLCVRFGAPAWTLFLSYAATATTPNLGGMSRARWAHLLDGDEQLLHVASSFEQVVDEACFMTGPVLAALLCGTLFPEAGTLAGMVLLVTGVLVFAAQRSTEPPVRERSPSPAPFRAPGIPPLLAVCLALGAVFGSMEVVTIAFADAQGHRSAAGVVLALQAAGSCAAGLVYGATRWTGSAEVRYVWCVAAMTALLTLPLLAAALTGSLFVLAATLLVAGMATAPTMVTGMALVQRRTPPGRLNEGLTLAVTGLLGGIACGSAAGGWTVEHVSPVAGYGVPATAAAAALMIALVSAGSSNRFA
- a CDS encoding ABC transporter substrate-binding protein, with translation MLTARRRVVATAVILTGSLLMTACGGSDSGSSDAKTLRLWHYESPTSAMGIAWNEAIKEFEARHPGVQVKVEEKSFDQMQKTAPMVLNSSDAPDIMEYNKGNATAGLLSKQGLLTDLTAEVTKHGWDKKLSPSVRTTSLYDTNGVMGSGKWFGIPNYAEYTMAYYNKDLFKKYGIAVPKTLDELTAAMDKFVAKGITPLANGGAAYPAQQYLYQLALSKADRSWVNAYQLYKGKTDFHDAAWTYGAETFADWVKKGYFSKSSSGQNEEAAGVSFTSGKTPILFSGSWWYGRFTTDNKFDWGTFRWPGSKLTLGSGGNLWVVPQSSKNKDLAYDFIDITLSEKIQNLLGNSGGVPVAADASAITDPRSKALIDDFNTLSKDDGLAFYPDWPVPGFYDVLVSGTQKLITGSDKPDGYLSDLQEAYDKGAPKQ